The proteins below are encoded in one region of Cyclopterus lumpus isolate fCycLum1 chromosome 8, fCycLum1.pri, whole genome shotgun sequence:
- the nat15 gene encoding N-alpha-acetyltransferase 60 → MSDVVPPTALSDVQLRFLCHDDIENVKLLCGDWFPIEYPDSWYQDITSNKKFFSLAATFRGGIVGMIVAEIKGRTKVHKEDGDILASSFPVDTQVAYILSLGVVKEFRKHGIGSLLLDSLKEHISTTAQDHCKAIYLHVLTTNNTAIHFYENRDFRQHHYLPYYYSIRGVLKDGFTYVLYINGGHPPWTIFDYIQHIGSTLASLSPCSIPQRLYRQAQSLLRSLLPWSNIASKTGIQYSRTM, encoded by the exons ATGAGTGACGTGGTGCCTCCCACAGCTCTCAGTGACGTCCAGCTACGCTTCCTCTGCCACGATGACATAGAGAATGTCAAGTTGCTCTGTGGGGATTGGTTCCCAATCGA GTACCCAGACTCATGGTATCAGGACATCACCTCCAACAAGAAGTTCTTCTCCCTCGCGGCCACCTTCAGAGGGGGCATCGTGGGAATGATTGTGGCCGAGATCAAAGGCCGGACCAAAGTACACAAAGAG gatgGAGACATCCTGGCCTCCAGTTTCCCTGTGGACACACAGGTAGCCTACATCCTGAGCCTGGGAGTGGTCAAAGAGTTCAGGAAACATGGCATAG GCTCCCTACTGCTGGACAGTCTGAAGGAGCACATCTCAACCACGGCCCAGGACCACTGTAAGGCCATCTATCTGCATGTGCTCACCACCAACAACACTGCCATCCACTTCTACGAGAACAGGGACTTCAGGCAGCACCACTACCTGCCCTACTACTACTCCATACGAGGCGTCCTCAAAGATGGATTCACATACGTGCTCTACATCAACGGGGGTCATCCGCCCTGGACAATATT TGACTATATCCAGCACATCGGTTCCACCCTGGCCAGCCTGAGCCCCTGCTCCATCCCTCAGAGGCTGTACCGGCAGGCCCAGTCCCTGCTGCGCTCTCTGCTGCCCTGGTCCAACATCGCCTCCAAGACCGGCATACAGTACAGCAGAACAATGTGA